TACCAATCATAAGATCAAATTGATGGGCACTGAATTCCAAGTAAAAGTATGGCTTGAACTGACTAAAATTCCATCTGGCAAAACTTTGACTTACTCTGAAGTTGCTAAAAAGATTCGTAAACCATCAGCAGTTCGCGCTGTGGCTTCTGCGATCGCTAAAAATCCAATCTGCGTATGGATTCCATGCCATCGCGTCGTCGGTAAAGGCACTAGCAAATTAAAATATCACTATGGTCCGGAAACAAAAAAGCAGCTTTTGATCTCTGAAGGAGCAATCGCTTAGCTTCAGGTTTCAGAATTACTGTACTCGCGCTCTTTCCACTGAATTTTCTTTGCTCGCAAGACGTCTAATAATGAAGTCGCTGTGATGAAAGTAAAAAGAATAATATTCAGTGGAACGAGCAAAGCTCCTATTAAATAAAATCTTCCGTTCTTTCTTTGCACTAAGGCGACTAGCAATATTCCCGCAGCCGCAGCGCCTAAGGTCTTTACGTCTCTTGCAGCTAAAAACAGATTAAATATAAGCAGAAGCTCTAAAGTTGCTAGCACCGAGCTTCGCTGCAATCCAAGTCGCAATAGTCTTTTCCATCCTAATAAGAATTCTTTAAAGGAGGAGTACATTTGCACTTGGTATAAATTAAAATCAGGCATCACATGATAAACGTAGCCTTCTTTCATCCAAAGTGTGGCTAGATCAATATCATCGACAAGGCTTTGCGCTATTGCTTTATGGCCACCTGTTTTAAAATAGCTTTGCTTAGTACAAAGCATGTATTGGCCAATGGCGAACACTCTTCCTGGCTTAGGCTGGTCCCCGTAGGCCGTGACTAGAAGAGGAAGTATATGGAAAAAGCCAAGAAATTTTTCCCACCATAGTTTGCATTGATGGAAAGGCGGGGCCGAAATTAAATCGGCCTTTTTTAAAGTAAAAAAGCTAACAGCGTTAGCTAAACCATCATTGTGAATGGTATCGGCGTCTGTGAATAAAAGAAGCTCCCCTTGCGCTTTTAAAGCTCCTGTCCAACAGGCCCAATTCTTACCCACCCATCCCGCCGGTTTAGACTCTGCACTTAAAACTTTAACCTGTGAAAAGGACTTAGCGACCACTGCCGTATTATCAGAAGAAGAATCATCAACAACGATGATTTCAAGCTGCGGATAAGTAGATTTACTTAAACTTGTTAACAACGTGCCGATATTTTTTTCTTCATTTCGGCACGGAATTATTATCGACACTAGCGGCAGATTTTGGGCAAGGCCGTGTCGACAATGCCGCCTTAAAGGCTTACTACGATA
This is a stretch of genomic DNA from Bdellovibrio reynosensis. It encodes these proteins:
- a CDS encoding methylated-DNA--[protein]-cysteine S-methyltransferase; this translates as MGDLEFKVYKVTSKGFGEWLAAFDQDELIFLGSYALGKKFVESDLAKIFHDVYGFHVGSFTPAKWTKGDFWNTNHKIKLMGTEFQVKVWLELTKIPSGKTLTYSEVAKKIRKPSAVRAVASAIAKNPICVWIPCHRVVGKGTSKLKYHYGPETKKQLLISEGAIA
- a CDS encoding glycosyltransferase, coding for MSIIIPCRNEEKNIGTLLTSLSKSTYPQLEIIVVDDSSSDNTAVVAKSFSQVKVLSAESKPAGWVGKNWACWTGALKAQGELLLFTDADTIHNDGLANAVSFFTLKKADLISAPPFHQCKLWWEKFLGFFHILPLLVTAYGDQPKPGRVFAIGQYMLCTKQSYFKTGGHKAIAQSLVDDIDLATLWMKEGYVYHVMPDFNLYQVQMYSSFKEFLLGWKRLLRLGLQRSSVLATLELLLIFNLFLAARDVKTLGAAAAGILLVALVQRKNGRFYLIGALLVPLNIILFTFITATSLLDVLRAKKIQWKEREYSNSET